The following are encoded in a window of Haloarcula halophila genomic DNA:
- a CDS encoding DUF7139 domain-containing protein yields MTDETDDGRLFEWYRTYIGEPNREIDVYLGFALFFGGIGLGIGAFVIGAAGQFTGAGGPQSNFVFREAAIAVGMLALPATLSSVVVLLPVGKRAIYGAVAGSAISLVGLGLFVWAYPYSWATGSGPQYSIHVLFVYGLGLASLLAATGGALVAYHIDRAKPRPGDIQAPEEEAEESYTDEEIEQDIESAMESVDLTWGGVERHEGSDLKITPSEGEVEMDVSGMDASVDRVHRSSVDEQVAGLKTVKGGEKATDRSNSTVDEQTDQLKKLRERKQEEAASESDETVLEGVLGRAARLLGRS; encoded by the coding sequence ATGACCGACGAGACCGACGACGGACGACTCTTCGAGTGGTATCGAACGTACATTGGGGAGCCGAACCGAGAGATCGACGTGTATCTCGGGTTCGCCCTCTTTTTCGGCGGGATCGGACTCGGGATCGGCGCGTTCGTTATCGGTGCCGCCGGGCAGTTCACCGGTGCCGGCGGCCCGCAGTCGAACTTCGTCTTCCGGGAAGCGGCCATCGCAGTGGGGATGCTCGCGCTCCCGGCGACCTTATCGAGTGTCGTCGTCTTGCTCCCGGTCGGCAAGCGCGCGATCTACGGTGCCGTCGCCGGGTCGGCGATCAGTCTCGTCGGTCTGGGACTGTTCGTCTGGGCGTACCCGTACAGCTGGGCGACCGGCTCGGGCCCGCAGTACAGCATCCACGTCCTGTTCGTCTACGGGCTCGGGCTGGCGTCGCTGCTGGCCGCGACCGGCGGTGCGCTCGTCGCGTACCACATCGACCGTGCGAAGCCACGACCCGGCGACATCCAGGCCCCGGAAGAGGAGGCAGAGGAATCCTACACCGACGAGGAGATCGAACAGGACATCGAATCCGCGATGGAAAGCGTCGATCTCACGTGGGGCGGCGTCGAACGCCACGAGGGAAGCGACCTGAAGATCACTCCCAGCGAGGGAGAAGTGGAGATGGACGTCTCCGGGATGGATGCCAGCGTCGACCGCGTCCACCGGAGTAGTGTCGACGAACAGGTCGCCGGCCTCAAGACTGTCAAAGGCGGCGAGAAAGCGACGGACCGCTCGAACTCGACCGTCGACGAACAGACGGATCAGCTGAAGAAGCTCCGGGAGCGCAAGCAGGAGGAA